The window AGGATTCGTAGAACATCATCAGCATGGCAGCCATCGCCACTTGAAGCACCCGCTGAAAAGACTCCGCGTCATCATCCCCATGCACGCCGGCGACCTGAAACCCGGCACACTCCGCGCAATCATGAAGCAGGCTGGTATGACAGTCGACGAGTTCTTATTGATTTTAT of the Planctomycetia bacterium genome contains:
- a CDS encoding type II toxin-antitoxin system HicA family toxin, coding for MSKLPSVTAREAVAALQRAGFVEHHQHGSHRHLKHPLKRLRVIIPMHAGDLKPGTLRAIMKQAGMTVDEFLLIL